A stretch of the Marivirga tractuosa DSM 4126 genome encodes the following:
- a CDS encoding tetratricopeptide repeat protein, translated as MLKFKFLISSLFLLLVITTCGFTQSLEKELVKADSLYENKQYISAIKIYKKIYNDGNSSPAMLLKLARIEEGMGNIGQSMFYLEKYHQFTKDEKVIDYLKETAESKKAIGFDYGFTYHANLFYKEWKIYFQLLFSIIIFFSLGMIIKHQNSLHKKKTYFAIALIPILIVACLNNYNGKSEAIIISSPSFLLEGPSAGSNLVEQISVPAKIQVKDQVDVWSEVIINEKEAYIKTSSIKKL; from the coding sequence ATGCTAAAGTTCAAATTTCTGATTTCTTCGCTTTTTCTTCTTCTTGTTATCACCACTTGTGGATTTACGCAGTCCCTTGAAAAGGAATTAGTTAAGGCTGATTCACTATATGAAAATAAGCAATATATAAGTGCCATAAAAATTTACAAGAAAATTTATAATGATGGAAATTCAAGTCCAGCTATGCTCTTAAAATTAGCCAGAATAGAAGAGGGAATGGGAAATATTGGTCAGTCTATGTTCTATTTAGAAAAATATCATCAATTCACTAAAGACGAAAAAGTAATTGATTATCTAAAAGAAACTGCAGAAAGCAAAAAAGCTATTGGCTTTGATTATGGATTTACTTATCATGCCAATTTGTTCTATAAGGAATGGAAAATATACTTCCAATTATTATTTTCCATTATCATATTCTTTAGTCTTGGAATGATAATAAAGCATCAAAATTCTCTTCACAAAAAGAAAACTTACTTTGCTATTGCCTTAATTCCAATTCTAATTGTAGCCTGTTTAAATAATTACAATGGAAAATCAGAAGCCATAATAATAAGTAGTCCCAGCTTCTTATTGGAAGGCCCTTCTGCTGGATCTAATTTAGTTGAACAAATAAGTGTTCCAGCAAAAATTCAAGTAAAAGATCAAGTAGATGTTTGGAGTGAAGTTATTATTAATGAAAAAGAAGCTTACATAAAAACCTCCAGCATTAAAAAGCTTTGA
- the rlmD gene encoding 23S rRNA (uracil(1939)-C(5))-methyltransferase RlmD has translation MGRKPHPIIEELEIEKIASEGKALGYYKDKVVFVAGTAPGDIIDVRVHKKKKSFLEGSAIKFHRKSNLRIEPFCSHYGVCGGCKWQHLSYDDQLGFKSEQVKDALERIAKVDLPEIKAILGSKNTTFYRNKMEYTFSNNRWLTTEEIESGKEFESDALGFHIPKRFDKIVQIEKCYLQADPSNAIRNSVDRFAKDNNITYFNLIKQVGFLRNLIIRTSSTGQTMVILQVAEDNEEWLSMMLNHIKENFPELTSLLYILNQKGNETFHDLDVNVFYGKDHIIEEMEGLQFKIGPKSFYQTNSDQAYELYKVARDFANLKGEETVYDLYTGTGTIANFLAKSAKKVIGVEYVTEAIEDAKVNSKLNEIENTEFFSGDMKDVFNDEFLVEHGKADVIITDPPRAGMHPDVIKTLLNIGAEKIVYVSCNPATQARDLALLDEKYKVTKVQPVDMFPQTHHVENVVLLELK, from the coding sequence ATGGGAAGAAAACCACATCCAATTATAGAGGAATTAGAGATTGAAAAGATAGCTTCAGAAGGCAAAGCTTTGGGCTATTATAAGGATAAAGTAGTATTTGTAGCAGGAACTGCCCCTGGGGATATTATTGACGTTAGAGTTCACAAAAAAAAGAAAAGTTTCCTTGAAGGGAGCGCTATAAAATTTCACAGAAAATCTAACTTAAGAATAGAGCCTTTTTGTAGTCATTACGGTGTTTGTGGTGGATGTAAATGGCAACATTTGAGCTATGACGATCAATTAGGCTTTAAATCCGAACAAGTGAAAGATGCTTTAGAGCGAATTGCTAAAGTAGATTTACCAGAAATAAAGGCGATTCTAGGTTCCAAAAACACCACTTTCTATAGAAATAAAATGGAGTACACTTTCTCCAATAATCGGTGGTTAACTACTGAAGAAATAGAATCTGGAAAAGAATTTGAGTCTGATGCCCTAGGTTTTCATATCCCAAAAAGATTTGATAAAATAGTACAAATTGAGAAATGCTATTTACAAGCAGATCCATCGAATGCAATTCGTAATTCTGTTGATAGGTTTGCGAAGGACAACAACATCACCTATTTCAATTTAATTAAGCAAGTAGGCTTTCTTAGGAATTTAATCATACGGACTTCTTCTACAGGGCAGACTATGGTCATTTTGCAAGTTGCCGAAGATAATGAAGAATGGTTAAGCATGATGTTGAATCATATAAAAGAAAACTTCCCTGAGCTTACTTCATTACTCTACATTTTAAATCAAAAAGGAAATGAAACTTTCCATGATTTGGATGTAAATGTATTTTATGGAAAAGACCATATCATTGAAGAAATGGAAGGTTTGCAATTTAAGATAGGGCCAAAATCCTTTTATCAAACAAATTCAGACCAAGCTTATGAATTATATAAAGTAGCCAGAGACTTTGCAAATTTGAAAGGAGAAGAAACGGTTTATGACCTTTATACTGGCACTGGTACGATTGCCAATTTTTTAGCCAAAAGCGCTAAGAAAGTTATAGGTGTTGAATATGTAACAGAAGCTATTGAAGATGCTAAAGTAAATTCAAAGTTGAATGAGATTGAAAATACTGAGTTCTTTTCAGGTGATATGAAAGATGTATTCAACGATGAGTTTTTAGTCGAGCATGGCAAAGCGGATGTCATTATTACCGATCCTCCAAGAGCTGGTATGCATCCTGATGTAATTAAGACTCTACTGAATATAGGAGCAGAAAAAATCGTGTATGTTAGCTGTAATCCTGCTACACAAGCACGGGACTTAGCCTTATTGGATGAAAAATATAAAGTAACAAAAGTTCAACCAGTGGACATGTTTCCACAAACGCATCATGTTGAAAATGTGGTCTTGCTAGAATTAAAGTAA
- a CDS encoding OmpA family protein, giving the protein MKHTFKYCFLILFISISSDLIGQYNPQVDLSKKESEELFPFYFPNVNQINYYNDENELNKINKAQAAKSWERFKELLEDYVKKFATENFYKDTRLIWQLAKMEELYGDFEKAKSLYRLALKHHQSKIDLRQMEIFMDSVQLEQTDDYVPIDYYYELVDFRKSIDTLVPPRGILLSMGKQINSNMADYAPALTLDNKTMIFTSKRSLSGSILSNNSNEDLYIAVQEDGMWQDAVQLRGVNSRHNEGSAALNAEGNQIIFARCGSPEGFGNCDLYETHLQEDSTWSKAVNLGANLNSKAWDSHPALSVTGDSLFFASDRIGGFGLSDIYFSVKDEEGNWTRARNLGPVVNTRGNEVSPFIHPRYEILYFSSNGHLLNFGGFDIYKSNAKSFLWDEPQNIGPLINTDGDEYYFTIDSESEDLFYAGSSSMRSHNLDLFSFPLPMEAQPGANTKVSGVVTDTVKGKPFRGIVSIVDIENGIEIAPKFTREDGSFEFNLINNANYVMVVQSDKLFRIEEMFFLSGDTVMNRNIDPVSSKIRFKSIEFEENSAKLRPDMYSDLDKVVDFLLDYPEFKLKISGHTDSSGDELRNKSLSQERADAIRDYIIILHPIEEERVVAEGYGNSQPVVEEEITDDDRRLNRRVEFEIYRPKNE; this is encoded by the coding sequence TTGAAGCACACATTTAAATATTGCTTTTTAATATTGTTTATTAGTATTTCATCAGATCTTATAGGGCAATACAATCCTCAAGTGGATTTATCGAAAAAAGAATCGGAAGAATTATTTCCCTTTTACTTTCCTAATGTTAATCAGATTAATTATTACAATGATGAAAATGAACTGAATAAAATCAACAAAGCTCAAGCTGCTAAAAGCTGGGAGCGCTTTAAAGAACTTTTGGAGGATTATGTGAAAAAATTCGCTACAGAAAATTTTTACAAGGATACTCGACTAATTTGGCAATTAGCTAAAATGGAGGAATTATACGGGGATTTTGAAAAAGCTAAAAGTCTATACAGGTTGGCATTGAAGCACCATCAAAGCAAAATAGATTTAAGGCAAATGGAAATTTTCATGGATTCTGTCCAGTTAGAGCAAACAGATGATTATGTTCCTATAGATTACTACTATGAATTAGTGGATTTTCGAAAGTCAATTGACACTTTGGTTCCTCCTAGAGGTATTTTATTGAGCATGGGGAAACAAATCAATTCCAATATGGCCGACTATGCACCAGCTTTAACATTGGATAATAAGACCATGATTTTTACTTCAAAGCGAAGTTTAAGTGGTAGCATTTTGTCAAATAATTCCAACGAAGATTTATATATAGCAGTGCAAGAGGATGGCATGTGGCAAGATGCAGTTCAACTTCGTGGTGTAAATAGTAGACATAATGAGGGCTCAGCTGCATTAAATGCGGAAGGTAATCAAATTATTTTTGCAAGATGTGGTTCTCCAGAGGGATTTGGGAACTGCGATTTATATGAAACACATTTGCAAGAAGACAGCACCTGGTCCAAAGCAGTGAATTTAGGTGCCAATTTAAATTCCAAAGCTTGGGATTCTCATCCGGCTTTATCCGTTACTGGAGATTCTCTTTTCTTTGCATCTGATAGGATTGGTGGTTTTGGGTTGTCGGATATTTATTTTTCAGTGAAAGATGAAGAGGGAAATTGGACAAGGGCTAGAAACCTAGGGCCAGTAGTCAATACTAGAGGCAATGAGGTAAGTCCATTCATTCATCCACGTTATGAAATTTTATATTTTAGTTCTAATGGCCATCTATTGAATTTTGGAGGATTTGATATTTATAAATCCAATGCTAAATCCTTTTTATGGGACGAACCTCAAAACATAGGCCCTTTAATTAATACGGATGGAGATGAATACTATTTCACCATAGATTCTGAATCAGAAGATCTGTTTTATGCGGGCTCATCGTCAATGAGAAGTCATAATCTCGATTTATTCTCCTTTCCATTGCCCATGGAGGCGCAGCCTGGTGCTAATACCAAAGTTTCTGGAGTGGTGACAGATACCGTAAAAGGTAAGCCATTTAGAGGTATAGTTTCTATTGTAGATATTGAAAATGGTATTGAAATAGCACCAAAATTTACTAGAGAAGATGGTAGTTTTGAATTTAACTTGATTAATAATGCCAATTATGTAATGGTGGTTCAGTCTGATAAACTTTTCAGAATAGAAGAAATGTTTTTCCTTTCTGGAGATACAGTCATGAATAGAAATATTGATCCGGTTTCTAGTAAAATCAGATTTAAATCAATTGAATTTGAGGAAAATTCTGCAAAACTCCGGCCTGACATGTACAGTGACTTAGATAAAGTGGTAGATTTTTTACTTGATTATCCCGAGTTTAAGTTGAAAATTTCTGGTCATACGGATTCATCTGGCGATGAGTTAAGAAATAAATCATTATCGCAAGAAAGGGCAGATGCAATTCGAGACTACATAATTATCCTTCATCCAATTGAAGAAGAAAGAGTAGTGGCGGAAGGCTATGGAAATAGTCAGCCAGTAGTGGAAGAAGAAATAACGGATGATGATAGAAGGTTGAATAGGAGGGTAGAGTTTGAAATCTACCGTCCTAAAAATGAATGA
- the lon gene encoding endopeptidase La yields MDSIFKHQQVFSDINDDETGELIQLISTDEENSMREEELPDELPILPIRNTVLFPGVVIPITVGRQKSIKLVKKAYKGDRIIGVVAQSNSKVEDPGKDDIYSIGTVARILKMIVLPDGNTTIIIQGKQKFEVKEIVQEDPFLVSTYQELDDEELDPKLKSNKAVIQSLKDAASKILKLNPEIPQEAQVALDNIENPNFLTHFLSSNINSEVADKQKLLEKTNAKERATLLLEFMLKDIQMLELKNEIHKKVHTDIDQQQRDYFLRQQIRVLQDELGQDSPDQELDNLRLKAQEKNWPENVQKHFDKEIDKLSRINPQAAEYPVAMNYVELLLELPWRELTKDNFDLKRAKKILDRDHYGLEKVKERIIEYLAVLKLKQDMKAPILCLYGPPGVGKTSLGKSISDALGRKYVRMSLGGVHDEAEIRGHRKTYVGAMPGKIVQNMKKAGKSNPVYILDEIDKVNSDFRGDPSSALLEVLDPEQNETFQDNYLEVEYDLSNVLFIATANSLDTIHPALRDRMEIIEVTGYTLEEKVEIAKKHLIPKQKKEHGLKAKDVTFSRKAIAKIIEDYTRESGVRGLERTIGKVVRNIAKSIAMEEEFNSKIEIEDVIRILGAEAFEKEIYQDNETAGLVTGLAWTSVGGEILFIESSLSRGKGKLTLSGQLGDVMKESAMTALSYLRSHAEELGIHHKVFDHYDLHIHVPAGAVPKDGPSAGIAMITSLASIFTQRKVKSRLAMTGEITLRGKVLPIGGLKEKILAARRAGIKDVILCQRNKKDIDEIDSRYIKGLNIHFVDQVDEVLEIALLKEKIKNPIDFVIPEDDNKKTVSATII; encoded by the coding sequence ATGGATTCAATATTTAAGCATCAACAAGTTTTTTCAGATATAAATGATGACGAGACAGGTGAGCTGATACAGCTCATATCAACAGACGAAGAAAACAGCATGCGCGAGGAAGAACTACCTGATGAACTTCCCATCTTACCCATTAGAAATACTGTTCTTTTCCCTGGCGTAGTAATTCCTATTACTGTCGGACGTCAGAAATCAATTAAATTGGTTAAGAAAGCATACAAGGGCGATAGAATTATTGGCGTGGTTGCACAATCAAATAGCAAAGTAGAGGATCCAGGTAAAGATGATATCTACAGTATCGGTACCGTTGCTCGTATTTTGAAAATGATAGTCCTTCCAGATGGTAATACAACTATCATCATTCAAGGGAAACAGAAATTTGAAGTAAAAGAGATTGTTCAGGAAGATCCCTTTTTGGTTTCTACATATCAAGAACTAGATGACGAAGAACTTGACCCAAAATTAAAATCGAATAAAGCTGTTATACAGTCTCTAAAGGATGCTGCAAGTAAAATCCTGAAATTAAATCCTGAAATTCCTCAGGAGGCTCAAGTGGCACTTGATAACATAGAAAACCCGAATTTCTTAACACATTTTCTTTCTTCCAACATCAATTCTGAAGTTGCCGATAAACAAAAATTATTGGAAAAAACCAATGCTAAAGAACGGGCGACTTTGCTATTGGAATTTATGTTGAAAGACATTCAAATGTTGGAATTAAAGAATGAAATCCATAAAAAGGTTCATACTGATATTGACCAGCAGCAAAGAGACTATTTTCTAAGGCAACAGATCAGAGTTTTGCAAGATGAGTTAGGACAGGATAGTCCCGACCAAGAATTGGATAACTTAAGACTTAAAGCTCAGGAAAAAAACTGGCCCGAGAATGTTCAAAAACATTTCGACAAAGAAATCGATAAGCTATCCCGGATCAATCCGCAAGCAGCAGAATACCCTGTTGCAATGAATTATGTGGAATTACTTCTAGAATTACCTTGGAGAGAACTTACCAAGGATAATTTCGACTTAAAAAGAGCTAAAAAAATATTGGATCGTGATCATTACGGTTTAGAAAAAGTAAAGGAAAGAATTATAGAATATCTGGCGGTATTGAAGCTTAAGCAGGATATGAAAGCTCCCATTTTATGTCTTTACGGACCTCCCGGTGTAGGTAAAACCTCTCTGGGTAAATCCATTTCTGATGCTTTAGGTAGAAAGTATGTCCGTATGTCATTAGGCGGTGTTCATGACGAAGCAGAGATCCGTGGGCATAGAAAAACATATGTAGGCGCAATGCCAGGGAAAATTGTTCAGAATATGAAAAAAGCAGGTAAATCAAATCCTGTCTATATTTTGGATGAAATAGATAAGGTAAACTCTGATTTTAGAGGAGATCCTTCTTCTGCTTTATTAGAAGTTTTAGATCCTGAGCAAAATGAGACGTTTCAAGATAATTATCTGGAGGTAGAATACGATCTATCTAATGTATTATTCATTGCCACTGCCAACTCTTTGGATACTATTCATCCTGCATTGAGAGATAGAATGGAAATTATTGAGGTTACAGGTTACACTCTAGAAGAAAAAGTGGAAATCGCTAAAAAGCATTTAATTCCAAAGCAGAAAAAAGAGCATGGCTTAAAAGCAAAGGATGTTACATTCAGCAGAAAAGCAATTGCCAAGATTATTGAGGACTACACTCGCGAATCAGGCGTTAGAGGATTGGAAAGAACAATCGGGAAAGTCGTAAGAAACATCGCTAAATCTATTGCTATGGAAGAAGAGTTCAATAGCAAAATTGAGATTGAGGATGTAATCAGAATATTAGGAGCGGAAGCATTCGAGAAAGAAATCTACCAAGACAATGAAACTGCTGGCTTAGTGACCGGATTGGCTTGGACGTCCGTTGGCGGTGAAATCTTATTTATAGAATCAAGCTTAAGTAGAGGAAAGGGTAAGCTAACACTTTCTGGTCAGCTAGGAGATGTAATGAAAGAATCTGCTATGACAGCCCTCTCCTATTTACGTTCTCATGCTGAGGAATTGGGAATTCATCATAAGGTTTTTGATCATTATGATTTACATATTCACGTACCGGCAGGAGCAGTTCCTAAAGATGGACCTTCAGCAGGTATAGCCATGATTACTTCTTTGGCCTCGATTTTCACTCAAAGAAAAGTGAAATCTAGATTAGCCATGACGGGTGAAATTACTTTAAGAGGTAAAGTATTACCAATTGGTGGATTAAAAGAAAAAATATTAGCTGCAAGAAGAGCAGGAATAAAAGATGTGATACTATGTCAGCGTAATAAGAAAGATATAGATGAAATCGATTCACGCTACATTAAAGGTTTAAATATTCATTTTGTAGATCAAGTGGATGAGGTCTTAGAGATTGCGCTTTTAAAGGAAAAAATCAAAAACCCAATTGATTTTGTAATTCCTGAGGATGACAATAAAAAAACAGTATCCGCAACTATTATATGA
- the porQ gene encoding type IX secretion system protein PorQ has translation MIWQKVIASLFIFCLTIAAAFGQIGGLRAFEFLEIPNHARVAGLGTVNVSSNAGDVNMVWQNPALLDSGMDGNISFSLNPYYADIYNSKITYAQDFEKLGIFSFGLSYFHYGQFEGFDNTGSTTEDFSASDYAIQISHSREDGVFRYGASLKFVGNQISGFNQTAVLTDLGGVFVHPDKTLSLGLVIKNLGFFTSKFAAEDRDLPFDVQLGGTYKPEFMPFRFSLTLNRLYQYDLSYFDESLLSNDDNVVFTDVNNNPPTTFDKIFHHFTIGTEVILGKNVNLRAGYNHLLRQSLRAEQVGGAGGFTFGVYFQTKKFNLAYSNAIYQAGGFAHFITLGSNLKEFVKKKS, from the coding sequence ATGATTTGGCAAAAGGTCATAGCAAGCCTGTTTATCTTCTGTTTGACAATTGCAGCAGCTTTTGGTCAAATAGGTGGCTTGCGTGCCTTTGAATTTCTAGAAATACCCAATCATGCTAGAGTAGCAGGTTTAGGAACTGTGAATGTAAGTTCAAATGCAGGAGACGTCAATATGGTTTGGCAAAATCCTGCTTTGTTAGATTCTGGGATGGATGGAAATATTTCATTTAGCCTAAATCCCTATTACGCAGATATTTACAACAGTAAAATCACTTATGCTCAAGATTTTGAAAAGCTAGGCATTTTCAGTTTTGGCTTAAGCTATTTTCATTATGGGCAATTTGAAGGATTTGACAATACTGGAAGTACGACAGAAGATTTTAGTGCTTCCGACTATGCCATACAAATTAGTCATTCCAGAGAAGATGGAGTATTTCGTTATGGAGCAAGTTTAAAGTTTGTTGGGAACCAAATAAGTGGCTTTAATCAAACTGCTGTTTTGACTGACTTAGGAGGTGTTTTTGTTCATCCAGACAAAACCCTAAGTCTAGGCTTGGTAATAAAAAATTTGGGCTTTTTCACCTCAAAATTTGCAGCAGAAGACAGGGATTTACCATTTGATGTACAATTGGGTGGAACTTATAAACCTGAATTCATGCCATTCCGTTTCTCTCTGACACTGAACCGTCTCTATCAATATGATTTAAGTTATTTTGATGAAAGTTTGCTGAGTAATGATGATAATGTGGTCTTTACGGATGTGAACAATAATCCACCCACTACTTTTGACAAAATATTTCACCATTTCACCATTGGAACCGAAGTTATACTAGGGAAAAATGTGAATTTAAGAGCCGGCTATAATCATCTACTTAGACAATCCTTAAGAGCGGAACAAGTTGGCGGAGCAGGTGGTTTTACATTTGGAGTATATTTCCAAACAAAGAAATTTAATTTAGCATATTCAAATGCCATTTACCAGGCGGGCGGGTTTGCCCATTTTATAACCTTGGGAAGTAATTTGAAAGAATTTGTAAAGAAGAAATCATGA
- the hslU gene encoding ATP-dependent protease ATPase subunit HslU — MNNNLFLTPKEIVAELDKYIIGQNDAKRNVAIALRNRWRRMNTPMDIQGEIVPNNILMIGATGVGKTEIARRLAKIADAPFTKVEASKFTEVGYVGRDVESMVRDLVEQSVNLVKAAKKEEVKEKASQAVEDIILDALIPPMKSTNQRPVSTTADNQVPDNDYELNQKTRERFREKLRNGELEDRKIDINVKTPANNGMGMVGGGMMDEASMINLQDMLSNMMPKKNKKRKVTIEEARKILIDEEVSKLIDMDEVKEEAIKKAENTGMIFIDEIDKIAKGSGNSSGGDVSREGVQRDLLPIVEGSAVNTKYGIIHTDHILFVAAGAFHVSKPSDLIPELQGRFPIRVELDSLTKADFLRILKEPKNALTKQYTALLKAEEVDLQFDDDALEELAEIAYQVNSEVENIGARRLQTVMSKLLNELLFDIPDKIGPNAKVVITKQMVGEKLDGLVKDKDLSQYIL; from the coding sequence ATGAACAATAATTTATTTTTAACACCGAAAGAGATCGTTGCAGAACTCGATAAATATATAATAGGACAAAATGACGCTAAACGAAATGTAGCTATTGCCTTGAGAAATAGATGGAGGCGTATGAATACACCAATGGACATCCAAGGTGAAATAGTGCCCAATAATATTCTAATGATTGGGGCAACTGGTGTTGGTAAAACTGAAATTGCAAGACGATTAGCTAAAATAGCGGATGCACCATTCACGAAAGTGGAAGCTTCTAAATTTACTGAAGTGGGATATGTAGGGCGTGATGTGGAAAGCATGGTGCGTGATTTGGTTGAACAATCTGTGAACTTGGTTAAAGCTGCCAAAAAGGAAGAAGTAAAAGAGAAGGCTTCTCAAGCTGTGGAAGATATCATTTTGGATGCCTTAATCCCACCTATGAAATCGACTAACCAACGCCCAGTAAGCACAACTGCTGACAATCAGGTGCCTGACAATGATTATGAATTAAACCAAAAGACCCGTGAGCGATTCAGAGAGAAATTGCGTAATGGAGAATTGGAAGATCGTAAGATTGATATCAATGTGAAAACGCCAGCCAACAATGGTATGGGCATGGTAGGTGGAGGAATGATGGATGAAGCTTCCATGATTAACCTGCAGGACATGTTGAGTAATATGATGCCTAAGAAAAATAAGAAACGTAAGGTCACCATTGAAGAAGCTAGAAAAATCTTAATTGATGAAGAGGTTTCAAAACTTATCGACATGGATGAAGTGAAAGAAGAAGCCATCAAAAAAGCAGAAAACACAGGCATGATCTTTATTGATGAGATCGATAAAATTGCAAAAGGCAGTGGCAATTCAAGCGGTGGAGATGTAAGCCGTGAAGGAGTGCAAAGAGATTTATTGCCCATTGTAGAAGGAAGTGCAGTAAATACCAAATATGGTATAATTCATACTGACCACATTCTTTTCGTGGCAGCAGGTGCTTTCCATGTAAGCAAGCCATCTGATTTAATTCCTGAATTGCAGGGTCGTTTTCCAATCAGAGTGGAACTGGACAGCTTAACTAAAGCAGATTTCTTAAGAATCTTGAAGGAGCCTAAAAATGCACTTACCAAGCAGTATACTGCATTACTAAAAGCTGAGGAAGTAGATTTACAATTTGATGATGATGCGCTGGAGGAATTAGCTGAAATTGCTTATCAAGTCAATTCGGAAGTAGAAAACATCGGAGCCAGAAGACTACAAACTGTGATGAGCAAATTGCTGAATGAATTATTATTTGATATTCCTGATAAAATCGGTCCTAATGCCAAAGTGGTTATTACCAAACAAATGGTAGGCGAAAAACTAGATGGATTGGTAAAAGATAAAGATTTGAGTCAGTATATACTTTAA
- a CDS encoding SDR family NAD(P)-dependent oxidoreductase, with product MTKSLFIITGASKGIGKGLAVKALETGAKVWGINRTHSIEHENYEALTFDLANIPNLLRESPQLFSKAAHYEKIVLINNAGTLGDIGHLGNIENDSIPNLFDLNVSAPILLMNQFMKDFKDFAGEKIIINISSGAGKNAVDGWSGYCASKAALDMASKVAAKEAEMDGNGFIIKAIAPGVVDTEMQTQIRSTDKKSFSGVEKFKNLKAENQLSSEQEVAEKYFHFIDNLERYPDVILDVRDV from the coding sequence ATGACAAAATCATTATTCATCATTACCGGAGCAAGCAAAGGCATAGGAAAAGGATTAGCTGTAAAAGCACTAGAAACAGGTGCTAAGGTGTGGGGAATTAACAGAACCCATTCAATTGAGCATGAAAATTACGAAGCTCTGACTTTTGACTTAGCTAATATCCCCAATCTTCTAAGAGAGTCTCCTCAATTGTTTTCAAAAGCTGCACACTATGAGAAAATTGTTCTCATCAATAATGCCGGAACTTTGGGCGATATCGGACATTTAGGAAATATTGAAAATGATAGCATCCCCAATTTGTTTGATTTGAATGTTAGTGCCCCTATCCTATTGATGAATCAGTTTATGAAGGATTTTAAAGATTTTGCAGGAGAAAAAATCATCATTAATATAAGTTCAGGAGCAGGCAAAAATGCAGTGGATGGATGGTCTGGTTACTGCGCTTCAAAAGCGGCTTTGGATATGGCTTCAAAAGTAGCAGCTAAAGAAGCTGAAATGGATGGTAATGGGTTTATCATAAAAGCCATTGCCCCAGGTGTTGTGGATACAGAAATGCAAACTCAAATCCGTAGCACGGATAAAAAGTCCTTCAGTGGAGTAGAGAAATTCAAAAACCTAAAAGCCGAAAACCAACTGAGCAGCGAGCAAGAAGTAGCTGAAAAATACTTTCACTTTATTGATAATTTAGAAAGGTATCCTGATGTAATTTTGGATGTGAGGGATGTTTGA